GGATATCTCAAGACAAGCTGTGGTAAGGTCCGGGCGATTTTGGCTTATGGTAACACGCTTTTCACTGCGCATAAAGATCACAAAATCCGGGTGTGGAACTTTACGGTTTCAGATGGTTTTCGGTCCAAGAAGATCTCCTCTCTTCCTAGAAAAAGCTCATTTCTTTTGTTCCCGAGGACAAACACCCAACAACACAGGGATTGTATTTCTTGCATGGCTTATTACGAAGCAGAAGGGCTATTATACACGGGCTCCTACGACAAAACAGTTAAAGCTTGGCGTGTTTCAGACAAGAAATGTGTGGATTCGTTTGTGGCACATGAAGATAACATAAATGCAATATTGGTGAACCAAGATGATGGGTGTGTTTTCACCTGCTCTTCTGATGGCTCTGCTAGAATTTGGAGAAGGTTGTACAGAGATAACTCTCACACCCTCACAATGACCCTAAAATTCCAACCATTCCCAGTTCATGCATTGGCATTAAGCTCATGCTTTAACAATTGCTTCCTCTATTCTGGGTCATCAGACGGTACCATaaatttttgggaaaaagaaagaatgtctTATAGATTTAACCATGGAGGATTTTTGCAGGGCCATCGTTTCGCTGTTCTTTGCCTAGTGGCTATTGAAAAGTTGATATTTAGCGGCTCAGAGGACACAACCATTAGAATTTGGAGGAGAGAGGAAGGGAGTTGTTACCATGAATGCTTGGCAGTGTTGGATGGGCACAGGGGGCCCGTGAGATGCTTGGCTGCTTGTTTGGAGATGGAAAAGATTGTGTTGGGGTTTTTAGTTTATAGCGCAAGTTTGGACCAAACTTTTAAAGTGTGGAGGGTTAAGGTTTTGCCTGGCGAGAAAATATGCTTTGATTATTTGGACCGAAGCGATTCCAGGACGACAAAAATAACAGAGTACGAGACCAACCCTGTGTTGTCTCCTTCATGGGTGGAGAAGAAGCTTCAAGGCAACAGCTTTCAGTAGATGACTAATCCAAAGCTTCAAGGCAACCTTTAGAGTAATAATCAGAATATATAGTTAGCCATTCTCCGGGCAGTACTTCATTATATCATGTTGGCTATATTAGAAGAGCCCAAATTCACTCCCCTGCTTGTAAGCTCCATTTCCCTCtttgtttagaaattaaattatttaccaaaaaaaaaaaaaaattattatattaatactgCAACATATATCACATAGATGCTCCATCGGTAATTTTGTTGTCTCAAGATCATAAGCAGGAAAGTGTTTTTACTTTTCATGTTTGtcaataaatttcaattaaggaaataaagaagaatattaCCCTTTTGACCAGATGAaccattttttccttctttttttctctctcgtaAATTTCAGGATCCAACAAAACTAAAGATGCACCAAGGACGCTGATTGGTTTGAAACTGAGATTAATTCCGGGGCTAAAtattgatataattataatataaataattaaatcgaTGTCCtcttttcaatttaaatattttagacaaataataatttcacgTGATATCAAAATATAGATTTGAATCCCGAGTCTATACTCTATCTTCCTTATTGACAAGTGATGACATTATTTCACAAATGTTCAACTTTTTTCCCAATGACAAAATAGGAACCTCGGAagagttctctctttttttttttttttttttttatccaaagaAATGATCTTTACAAACTACAAATAGATAagttcttgtaaaaaaatagattacacaagtataaaaaatttattctttattagtaaaactcactttaaaaaaaataataataataaaatttatctattgtACCTTGTCTTACTCGTCTCGATGGGTTATACGAGTAGTAGGTAGCTGAAATGAATATTGTCCAAAATTAATTAGAGCAGATCGAAGACAGTCTAGCTATATATATCCTTCTCACCTCATTCATCACTATTACTCCCCAGTGCCCACCCTTTATACTCTCTCACCTACTCCCcgtttgttttctcttataaaGTAGCTAGAATTGATGGTGAAGCCTACTTAATTGGTTATCATCCAGTGCGTGCAAATACCATCCGAATCAAGAAGTATGGACAACTGTTCCAGagacaataatatatatagccatATAGGACACAGACCAGAACTAAACacgaaaatgaaagagagatcAGAACAAAACAACGATGAGATACATCAGGAAAACTGCCACAGGAAGCATTAGAGGAAACGCTTCTCAAAGATGGACAATCAGAAACGAACTTCCTCAGTGGGAATAGGGACATGAGTTCTGATGATGAAGAAGTTTTCGTAGATAAAACCAGCAAGGCCACCTCCAATGAGTGGCCCGACCCAGTAAACCCAATGATCAGTCCAGTCCCAGCTTACCAAAGCTGGCCCAAATGACCTTGCTGGGTTCATCGAAGCCCCTGAAAAAGCTCCACCGGCTAAGATGTTGGCCCCCACAACAAACCCAGTTAGAGTTGGTCCCAATCCATTAAGAGCCCCCTTCTTTGGGTCCACAATAGTAGCATACACAGTGAACAGCAAGGAGAATGTTAGAACAATCTCCCATATTACGCCTTGCAAGTAGTCCACCCCGCTTGCTAGTGAATGGATCGGAGTGGTCTGCACTCACCCAAAAAGattaaacattaattaaaaTCCGAGAAAGTTCATTTTTTCCGTAAAAGGGAAAActttattcataaaaaagtgGTTAAACTATAATTACGAGTGTCATTTGACTCACCAATCCTCCGGTTAGGTagtaaagaagaaaacaagcaGCTGATGATGCTAATAGTTGATCGATCCAGTAGAGAATGGAGCGGACTACGGTGATGTGGCCGCCGACGAGGAGGCCGAGCGTGACGGCGGGGTTAAGATGACCGCCGGATATGTGACCAGCAGATATCATCACGGACACCACAAGGGCATGCGCCACAGCCACAGCAAACAAGGCCACCAGTGAACTTGCCTCTAGCTTATCTGTACGTTCGTCAAAGGGTGCACACCATTAGATTAaatattcatcaaaataatatagtGCATATACAGTTTGTGACATAAGGGTGATTTAAAGATTGTATATATACCGGCGGCCATGGCAGATCCAACTCCGGCAAAGACAAAAAGGAAGGTTGTAATGAACTCGACTATGAGGGCTTTGATGCAGTCGGGCTGAGCGGCCTCTTGGCTGGTTCCCAAGGCAATTTTCGCCATGATCTCCTGGCGATCGAGTTGTTAACTTGATTTCAGAGGCGAGCTAGGCTGATTTGATCTCGTGAAAGGCCTTGCTCAAAAGCTATTGCTTTGGGGTTGGCTTTGCTGGTATATATATTGCctatgctatatataatattaggaCTTTGCACTACTATTTTCCAAGTAATGGCATgcatgttttccttttttttctttttcttttttttttttctttttttagatgtACAGGTGATTGCATGTTCATTACATTCTATCTAAAATACATATGGTCATGAGACCTATTTATAAATCTTTCAATAATTCTtctatttcaaacaaaaatttaaagaatcatTTTCAAATTAAGTTAGTTACAGTACAATAAATAACACCAAAAGagggtaaaataaaataatttccttTACCGTTAAGATAAtgatataaaggaaaatgaagtaAAAACCTTATATATAAGACCTTAATTTCTTTCTCTACATTGACATCTATGCAATATCTAGGGTATCTTTTTAAATTCTTGCTTAATTAGTTTTTTCTAATTAGTATTCTCGTACACGTCAATTCAAGGTAAgtgatatatatgttttgtttttcttaatcCACTTTCACGTTACTTTCTGTCaaatataatctcaaaaaaCACAGTTTTGATCTCCGTAATATGCACATGCCATAAAGtacaaaagttaaaaagtctGACTCAAGAAACATTAGTATTGTTTGGGGTTCAAATTGCATATGCATTTATATGTATAAACAATACTATAGCTTGCTAGGCCCTAGCTAAAAGGAACATCATGATCATTCCATTTAGGAGAAATGatctgtataaattttaaatagacaaatctcacgtaaatctttataaaaaaatataaaaaaattattttttattagtgagatttaCTTCTTTACAAAAGGCCTGTatgaaatttgtctatttaatatttatctataatattagtactctatttttaataatataatatttactatatatattattacaaatatttatgtaaatattaatgATATTGATTTATAACAAGATGATCACATAATTATGTGTCCGAAAACAAATATATGCATAATAACTCTCATTAATTATTGGTATTATATATggtaaaaataaacttataataaGAAAGTAGGCAGGAAGGCAGGCAGTAAATAATTGCAGAAAGGTGAAAAAGTTGACGATGGCCCTCAGGAGTCAGGATGATGAATGGcatattaatttctcaaaaactttgtgtatttatttttgtgtatttttttatgcaattgaatgtattaattttttttaatataaaataattgttttaaccaaatatattaatagaatgtataaaaaatacgtatataatataattactgTTCATTTACATCGATAATTCATTTTGATCTTTCATTGGCCGGGTTGCGTCCTTTTCAGTGACTGTTTGTAATAAAAAGACATAATAGGAGAAACGGATCATGCGCATCGGCTTTACAGTTCGACCATCATGGAAGTGGAGACATATATGCGTTTAGTATTTGATTAAAGAAGTTGTCGTTTTCCAATTGACAGTAGGACTCCGgtgtcgtcttcttcttctacttttgtTCTGTCTTTTTCCACATTATTAATATGCGACCAGTTGACACTGTAACAGTACAACTTCAATTATcaatgtaagaaaaaaaaatatgatgttttaataataaaaaaattcttcccATCAATTATCAATTGCGGTAGATCCACCCGCAAAGTGTCCAACGTTAGCTACCTAGCTACGCATCGTATGTAtaaataagtattatattttcattttattttattatatttataagagtaatgttaggtacagTCTTCAAATAGGAACTGCAATACAAGCCTAggtaattttagttttaaatttttttaaaattataaaactatccctcttaaaatgatattttttctcatttaataatagACATGCACATACAGTCTCCAAATGAGACTGCAATACAAGCCTAGccaattttagttttaaaattttttaaaattacaaaactatcctttaaaattacaaaattatccctctttaaatgatattttttctcatttaataaaatgcatACACATACAGTCTCCAAATgagactgtaaatagaatttttctatttataatgtATAGATAACTCCCTGATCATGACCCTTTTGCACTCCTAGAAACATTAGACACGGAGATGATATCATAGAATTCATGGTTGGTACAAtgaataaggaaaatgatttataaataatattttttacaatatatttcataataatgtgttaaatgatgagtaattttttatcaaaaaaaatgatgaataattttgtaaaacattttataaaaataatattattttacaaaaatatccttattttataatattattgtaaaatatattatgaaaatatgttatCTGTATATCAATACACTATTAATAAAGCACATGATCATAGCTAgcttaattagaataatatataaaataataattaatactcTGTCTTATAATCATGATTACTACCATTATTGGTGAGTCAAACTCAATCGTCCCACGAGGGCAATGCTAGCTGGATCATTCATGTTGTACTAgctgcccttttttttttttttttttttcctttgtcatAGGCATTCAAGTGCAGGCGAGAATGTCctgagaggtttttttttttttttttttaaatattatttcccaaataagatttttaataCTATGAAGCGTAGTGATCATAAACTCAACGGCATATATAGAGTTCAATAAGCAGGCagccgtatatatatatatatgcctgtCAATGTCAATGTCAATGTGTAATTAATAAAGCTAGGTCAACTCCATAGCAATTGGCTGTCAATTTCTAAGGTTTTGCGGtgaacatttttcatttttcctatacctgtaaataattatattttgttgccTTTCATCATCATAAATTGAAATTGAATACTATATATTGGCACTTATTGGCAACTAGGACATCATGAGAGACATCAGAGACTGAACCCCGGAGCGTAGGGGGAGGGGGAGTGGGAGTGGGAGTGGGAGAGCATACTTCCAAACATGATTGAATTCTCGATAACGACAAGTAGATTTTAAATACCGGAATACATTGATAAGaaactatatatgtatgtgtgtgtgtgtgtatatatatatatatataagttatgctAGGGCTCTGATCTTGCCCTCTGGCTCTGATGTTGCACCCCTGAGCAAATTAAAATTGTTCATTCTCGTCAAGCTTTATAGATTTCAAGTAACTTTCACGAGTGAAGACTGAAGAATTTGCATAATAGGTAAACTGAACTTGTTTAATGCTCCACTCATgacttatatataaagaatcAGAACCTATGTTCACTTCTAATTCAAATCTTATCATAATGTTAAGTTGGCACGGCAATTTAACATATGCTGGATGCCCTCTGTCCACATCTGTTTATCTGCTTTACTCTTGCATTCAAATTCTATTACCCTGTCATCT
This genomic interval from Juglans microcarpa x Juglans regia isolate MS1-56 chromosome 4D, Jm3101_v1.0, whole genome shotgun sequence contains the following:
- the LOC121261158 gene encoding aquaporin TIP4-1, whose product is MAKIALGTSQEAAQPDCIKALIVEFITTFLFVFAGVGSAMAADKLEASSLVALFAVAVAHALVVSVMISAGHISGGHLNPAVTLGLLVGGHITVVRSILYWIDQLLASSAACFLLYYLTGGLTTPIHSLASGVDYLQGVIWEIVLTFSLLFTVYATIVDPKKGALNGLGPTLTGFVVGANILAGGAFSGASMNPARSFGPALVSWDWTDHWVYWVGPLIGGGLAGFIYENFFIIRTHVPIPTEEVRF
- the LOC121261157 gene encoding protein JINGUBANG-like, encoding MEYQFRRSLFNFIDEDRDDERSPIHISMGSNLQFSHAVPYSPTRMRKQMAPDPSPEPESPWTLSPLQTPSPSLLYHCIASLHRHEGHIYSIAVSKGVVFTGSDSNRIRAWRQPDGMERGYLKTSCGKVRAILAYGNTLFTAHKDHKIRVWNFTVSDGFRSKKISSLPRKSSFLLFPRTNTQQHRDCISCMAYYEAEGLLYTGSYDKTVKAWRVSDKKCVDSFVAHEDNINAILVNQDDGCVFTCSSDGSARIWRRLYRDNSHTLTMTLKFQPFPVHALALSSCFNNCFLYSGSSDGTINFWEKERMSYRFNHGGFLQGHRFAVLCLVAIEKLIFSGSEDTTIRIWRREEGSCYHECLAVLDGHRGPVRCLAACLEMEKIVLGFLVYSASLDQTFKVWRVKVLPGEKICFDYLDRSDSRTTKITEYETNPVLSPSWVEKKLQGNSFQ